The genomic segment CGGATCCCGGAACGGGAATTCCACCTTGCGCCCGGTGGCCGCCGACAAGTAGCCGGCGATCATGATTTCCAACACCGCGCGACCGTCCGCGCCCGATTCGACCGGCGTGCCGCCCTCGCGGATGCAGGTGATGAAATCCTGCATTTCCTGCGGATAGCCGTTGATCCAGAGCCATTCGACATCCGGATAATGCCAGCCCTTGGTGTTGCCTTCCACGAAATCGTTCAGGGTGTAGCCGTTTTCGGAAAAAATGCGCACGCCGTTGCCGTTCTGCAATAGCTCGGCATACGCCACGCCTTCCGTGCCCTGAATCTCCACCCAGGAGGTCATGCCGCCGCGCAAAGTCCACGAGGATTCGATCTCGGCCACCTGTCCGGTGGTAAATTCGATGATCATCATGATGTGATCGTCGAGCTTCGTGATCTGCTTGTATGCGAACAAATCCGCCTGGCAATACACCGATTTGACCGCCGGTTTGCCCAGAATCCAGCGGCAACACTCGATCGCGTGGCAGCCCATGTCCATTAGGATGCCGCCGCCCGCTTCCTTGGCCTGGAAGAACCAGGGCGAATACGGCCCGCCGTGCTTTTCATGTTGCCGGGCCAGAAACACCTGGCCCAAACCGCCCGCGTCGGCGACGCGCTTGACGTGGGTGTACTTCGGCACATAGCAAAGCTCCTCGGCATAGCCGATGACCAGCCCGTTCTTTTTCGCGAGGTCCAGCAGTTCGTCGGCTTCTTCCAGGCGCAGGCAGAGCGGCTTCTCGACGATGACGTGTTTGCCGGCCGCGAGCACCTGCTTGGCGAAGGGAAAATGCAGCCAGTTCGGCAGCGCCACGGTGAAGACGTCGACATCCTTGCGGTTGAGCATCGGTTCGAAGGCGTCGTGAAATTCGGCGACGCCGTACTGGTCGTGAAACATCTTGCCGCGGATCGGGTCCAGGCTGTGCTGGCAAACGAGTTCCACGCCGGGAATGGTGTGGAACGCCCGCGCGTGAACCTCGGAAATCCAGCCGGTGCCGATCATGCCGACGCGCACGTTCTTCATGGCAATCCCCCTCAAAAAGTGCTTCGCGTTTGGCGGTGTTTCAAGGCGTGGCGA from the Myxococcales bacterium genome contains:
- a CDS encoding Gfo/Idh/MocA family oxidoreductase; translated protein: MKNVRVGMIGTGWISEVHARAFHTIPGVELVCQHSLDPIRGKMFHDQYGVAEFHDAFEPMLNRKDVDVFTVALPNWLHFPFAKQVLAAGKHVIVEKPLCLRLEEADELLDLAKKNGLVIGYAEELCYVPKYTHVKRVADAGGLGQVFLARQHEKHGGPYSPWFFQAKEAGGGILMDMGCHAIECCRWILGKPAVKSVYCQADLFAYKQITKLDDHIMMIIEFTTGQVAEIESSWTLRGGMTSWVEIQGTEGVAYAELLQNGNGVRIFSENGYTLNDFVEGNTKGWHYPDVEWLWINGYPQEMQDFITCIREGGTPVESGADGRAVLEIMIAGYLSAATGRKVEFPFRDPGGYQVPVDLWLKARGE